One window of Quercus robur chromosome 5, dhQueRobu3.1, whole genome shotgun sequence genomic DNA carries:
- the LOC126726626 gene encoding uncharacterized protein LOC126726626, whose translation MKEEEVNRCQIQEWYPKFKSVSIKTQIHELPESFIQYLLDDSGPFLLPVSISNDDALPNRIQNPEEEEDYQVSEGSGDESEQPLPPPSFPELEMKIKESIKSLGGSVFPKLNWSAPKDSAWISTIGTLQCTTFSEITLLLRASDSLIHDLCHAYDSCTDKSLSRPPSFFLALRKWYPSLQPEMEFRCFVWGQNLVGISQREVTTFYPVLLEKKSNIEWLIRQFYEDQVRLKFESENYTFDVYVTKDERIKVLDFNPWGAFTLPLLFNWEELEQNTGEEGEQVDFRIVESQCGVRPGMKTAVPYDYLDTSSGSGWDQFLRNANEELQQQIRSSEAGG comes from the coding sequence atgaaggaagaagaagtgaACCGATGCCAGATTCAGGAATGGTACCCAAAATTTAAGTCTGTTTCCattaaaacccaaatccatGAACTTCCAGAATCCTTTATCCAGTACCTTCTTGATGATTCTGGCCCTTTCCTTCTACCTGTTTCCATCTCAAATGATGATGCCCTACCTAATAGAATTCAGAACCCAGAGGAGGAAGAAGACTATCAGGTATCGGAAGGATCTGGAGACGAGTCTGAACAACCTTTGCCACCCCCTTCTTTCCCAGAACTTGAAATGAAGATTAAGGAATCTATCAAATCACTTGGGGGTTCAGTCTTTCCTAAATTGAATTGGAGTGCACCTAAAGACTCAGCTTGGATCAGCACTATTGGGACACTCCAATGCACCACGTTCAGTGAGATTACACTATTGCTAAGAGCATCTGACTCCTTGATCCATGATTTGTGTCATGCATATGATTCATGCACTGATAAGTCATTGTCAAGACCCCCGAGTTTCTTCCTTGCACTCCGTAAGTGGTATCCATCCCTTCAGCCGGAGATGGAATTCCGTTGTTTTGTATGGGGTCAAAACCTAGTTGGTATTTCTCAGCGTGAGGTCACTACTTTTTACCCAGTTCTTCTTGAGAAGAAAAGTAATATTGAGTGGTTGATCAGGCAATTTTATGAGGATCAAGTGAGGCTAAAATTTGAATCAGAGAATTACACGTTTGATGTTTATGTTACGAAGGATGAGCGGATTAAGGTTTTGGATTTCAATCCTTGGGGTGCATTTACATTGCCATTGTTGTTTAATTGGGAGGAGTTAGAGCAGAACACTGGGGAAGAAGGAGAACAAGTAGATTTTAGAATTGTGGAGAGCCAGTGTGGTGTTAGGCCAGGTATGAAGACAGCAGTGCCATACGATTACTTGGATACCAGCTCTGGGAGTGGCTGGGATCAATTTTTGAGGAATGCCAATGAAGAGTTACAACAGCAGATCAGGTCTTCTGAAGCAGGTGGTTGA
- the LOC126726630 gene encoding uncharacterized protein LOC126726630, whose translation MTVIDINLYYGGELCNDDENEGLPFKGRGIKCYYIQLHHRLKTLNDLKRIIMEELRVNPILHDIKITFRSPHEVLQERINYKYMAIEEDKHMKIMFDRMERMTQIIAIELYISVEPRVEVGGKEMQQTTPIENNDDHRYQDESFTHLEEEEEDEEYVDHTVIYGEDLDNRNEYEETVERSDFEKNVDVHEIAANLHTDDIVDCDENVMEDDIGVQHITNTIPTYTPPAQSFYANTWKDMVDPSNVEIPFVSTWQEGMNFSKGLIFANKEAVKRALTISSAKENKNFIISRSTKVKLCAKCRDESCKWYVGAFMKPKFHGQWVVTVYVGPHTCISLGLPKDGRMIDSNFVALELLPILLKKHTTTIHDLRTNMSKKFGHELSYYKVWDAKQKAIAKIFGDWEESYQRLQKLLLAYIDQDPGTRFFYHTTPGSVAGSSLLHYVFWAFAPCIDGFKYCKPVISIDGTHLYGKYQGKLLIAMTTDANNKVFPLAFAVVDIESGSSWRWFLECLRETIGGVIPDEGICIISDQHEGIKNAIATWPKDENGRLRVFHRYCLRYVASNFNTHFQDPFLKSLVLKAGHAIQEAKFSNIMDSIKNAEIESIKKKLTIGINGGDPKPFKPHTYLMSEPVDMWTQSHDGGKRYGAMTTNIFECLNGVLNGARGLPIAAMVEFTWSKLVAYFHDRHKDITHDLLEGKSWSEYAMSIYHANKLKAAQHHVREFNNQDDIYQVFTSYNNHSSGGGHHSYEIRLMDRTCGCGEWQNIRIPCSHVIKVYELLHIDPTKYIDPCYSLANAINSYSHGFTVPKSESLWRDADGLKWLPNPELLRDKGRPVKSRIRNEMDGVRRKKRCRREESDLRENQPKQRCGLCHEEGHNRRKCPDSCGSSTSGPLPN comes from the coding sequence ATGACTGTGATTGATATAAATCTATACTATGGTGGAGAGCTTTGTAATGACGATGAGAATGAGGGATTGCCATTTAAAGGGCGGGGTATCAAGTGCTATTATATTCAGTTACATCATAGATTGAAGACCTTGAATGATTTGAAGAGGATAATTATGGAAGAACTGCGTGTGAACCCTATTTTGCATgacattaaaattacttttcgTTCTCCACATGAAGTCCTCCAAGAACGCATTAATTACAAGTATATGGCAATAGAAGAAGACAAACATATGAAGATCATGTTTGATAGGATGGAGAGAATGACTCAAATAATTGCTATTGAGTTGTACATAAGTGTGGAGCCGCGTGTAGAAGTTGGTGGCAAGGAAATGCAACAAACAACACCGATTGAGAACAACGACGACCATAGATATCAAGATGAATCTTTTACACATctagaagaggaagaggaagatgaagaataTGTTGATCATACTGTCATTTATGGTGAAGATCTTGACAATAGAAATGAGTATGAAGAGACGGTTGAGCGaagtgactttgaaaaaaatgttgatgtcCATGAAATTGCTGCCAATCTTCACACCGATGATATAGTTGATTGTGATGAAAATGTGATGGAGGATGATATTGGTGTCCAGCATATTACAAACACAATCCCTACATACACACCTCCTGCCCAGTCATTCTATGCAAATACTTGGAAAGATATGGTTGATCCTTCAAATGTTGAGATTCCATTTGTTTCTACTTGGCAAGAGGGGATGAATTTTAGTAAAGGGTTGATTTTTGCCAATAAAGAGGCAGTGAAGCGTGCATTAACAATTTCCTCGgctaaggaaaacaaaaattttataatcagTAGGTCCACCAAGGTGAAATTGTGTGCAAAATGCAGGGATGAGTCATGCAAATGGTATGTTGGGGCATTTATGAAGCCTAAATTTCATGGACAATGGGTGGTCACAGTTTATGTGGGTCCTCACACTTGTATATCCCTTGGGTTGCCAAAAGATGGTAGAATGATAgattctaattttgttgcattaGAACTTCTTCCGATTTTACTCAAGAAACACACTACCACAATTCATGATCTCAGAACTAACAtgagcaagaagtttggccaTGAGCTTTCTTATTATAAGGTAtgggatgcaaaacaaaaggctaTTGCGAAGATATTTGGGGATTGGGAGGAGTCTTATCAAAGGTTACAAAAGTTGTTATTGGCATATATTGATCAGGATCCGGGTACTCGGTTTTTCTATCATACCACACCTGGGAGCGTAGCAGGTTCTAGTTTATTGCACTATGTATTTTGGGCTTTTGCTCCATGCATTGATGGATTCAAATATTGCAAGCCAGTAATCAGTATTGATGGGACCCATTTGTATGGTAAATATCAAGGAAAGTTATTGATTGCAATGACAACCGATGCTAACAACAAGGTATTTCCTCTTGCCTTTGCCGTTGTGGATATTGAGTCAGGGTCCAGTTGGAGGTGGTTTTTAGAATGCCTCAGGGAGACGATAGGGGGTGTGATACCTGATGAGGGCATTTGCATAATTTCTGACCAACATGAGGGTATCAAAAATGCTATTGCAACCTGGCCTAAGGATGAAAATGGAAGATTAAGAGTATTTCATCGATATTGCCTTAGATATGTCGCTAGCAACTTTAACACACATTTTCAGGACCCGTTTCTAAAGTCATTGGTCTTGAAAGCGGGACATGCTATTCAAGAAGCCAAATTCAGTAACATAATGGACTCCATTAAGAATGCCGAGATTGAATCCATTAAGAAGAAGTTGACCATTGGCATTAATGGAGGTGATCCCAAACCCTTCAAGCCACACACATATCTAATGAGTGAGCCTGTGGACATGTGGACCCAGTCACATGATGGTGGAAAACGTtatggggcaatgacaaccaatataTTCGAGTGCTTAAATGGTGTACTAAACGGTGCACGTGGCTTGCCTATAGCTGCAATGGTTGAGTTTACTTGGTCCAAACTTGTTGCATATTTTCATGATCGGCACAAAGACATTACTCATGATCTCTTGGAGGGTAAGAGTTGGAGTGAATATGCCATGTCCATTTATCATGCAAATAAGCTCAAAGCTGCACAACATCATGTGAGGGAATTTAACAATCAGGATGATATATATCAAGTATTTACATCATACAATAACCATAGCTCTGGAGGGGGACACCATAGTTATGAAATTCGGTTAATGGATAGAACATGTGGGTGTGGGGAATGGCAAAACATTAGGATTCCTTGTTCACATGTAATTAAAGTTTATGAGTTGCTACACATTGATCCGACCAAATATATTGACCCATGTTATAGTTTGGCGAATGCCATTAATAGCTATTCACATGGATTTACAGTGCCTAAGTCAGAGTCATTATGGAGGGATGCTGATGGCTTAAAGTGGCTGCCTAACCCGGAATTGTTGCGGGACAAAGGTCGACCAGTGAAATCAAGAATAAGAAATGAGATGGATGGAGTTAGGCGAAAAAAGAGATGCAGGAGGGAGGAGTCAGATTTGAGGGAGAATCAACCTAAGCAGAGATGTGGATTGTGTCATGAAGAGGGGCATAACCGTAGAAAATGTCCGGATTCTTGTGGCTCTTCGACAAGCGGTCCTCTTCCAAACTAG